TGATGCTCGTCCGTGGCTTTGCTTGTCTTGTTCACTCCATGCGGTTGCTCATCCGTGTGGCCGGGAAAGCGCGACTCCGACAATTTCCCGCGCCGTAAATCCGTTCCCTTGAAAAGCAACGCGCAATGGCCGGCATCGCTCAGGGCAAAAGCCTGATCGCCCTGTTCGAGGATTTTATCTCTGATTCAGCAAGAGGCCGGCGGCGACAAGCAGGCGGTACACCGCTTGGGGCCGGTAGTATTGCCAATTACAAAGTCACATTACGCAAATTGAAGGACTACCAGGACAAGGCCGGATGCATCCCCCCATTGCATGATTTGCACCGCGGCAGCTTAAGACAGGCCGAGCAAGCGCGCGCCCGATGGAGCCGCTTCATCAGGCGGTTTTCCGACTTCCTGCGCAGTCATGGCGTTCAATCGGACAACTACCTGGGGTTTCACTTCAAGCACATCAAGACACTCCTTCATTACCTGGAAAAAGCGCATGGCTGGGAGCTGGGCCCGGTTCCGGGACTCTTCTATGTTCGAAAGGAAAAGGTACCCATCATCGTGGTACCCATCGCACGTATTCGGGAACTGCTGCATGATGACAGGCTCCTGACCCGTCTCACGCCGGGATTGCAGGAGACCCGGGAAATCTTCCTGGCAGGTTGTTTTACCGGCCTGCGCGTATCGGACCTTTTGTCACTGCAGCGATCACATCTTGAAGTGTCGAAGGAGTCCACTCACCTGGTCGTCAGCAATCACAAGACCGGCAGCCTGGTGCGTATCCCGATCCCCGGCTTCATACTGGCCATTTTCAAAAAGCACCTCCGCACATCCAACCGGCTCCTCCCCCGAATCAGTAACTCCTGCCTGAACAAAAGGCTCAAGGCCCTGGGCGAGGCCGCGGGATGGACAGAACCGCACATCGTATGGCGTAATCGCAACGGAAAGCCGCGGATGATCTTCAAGGATCCTACCCGAAAGACGCATTTTCGATTCTGCGACCTCATCACCTCCCACACCATGCGCAGAAGCGCGATCTCCATGTTACTGGCTTCCGGTATGCCCGAGCATCTGGTCCGCAAGATCTCCGGACACGCTCCCAACAGTGCGGAATTCTTCCGCTATGTAGAAGTCTCCCAAGATCAACTCGACGCAGAAACCCGCAAATTCTTCGCGCTGCTGGAAGAAAACCCCGAGCCAACATGACCGAAATACCATAAAAAAACTATCTTTCAGAGTCCCTTCCCGATGCAGTAACATGCAATCCCACAGCCACTTAGACGGATTTGGATACTATCCCTTCGGGATGGAGATGCCGGGGAGATTGTATAGCCCTACTGGTTACCGTTATGGGATGAATGGACAAGAAACCGACCCGGAGTTAAAAGGTGAAGGGAATATCGTGAACTTTATATATAGAATGCACGACTCAAGGTTAGGTAGATTTTTGAGCATCGATCCTATGGTTAAATCATTTCCATGGAATAGCTCATATGCATTTGCAGAGAATAGACCAATTGATGGACGAGACTTGGAGGGCAGAGAATGGGATCAGGCAACTGACGACCAGGGAAATACGAACGTAACTGTCAATACGAGTTTTAGTGTAGAGAAAAATTTAGGATTATCGCAAGCGCAAATTACAGAATATCAATCAGCAATAAGTTCACAGCTCAATAGTACATTGCAAATCTCATCAGGCGGCACTTTTTCAGGTTCAGCTACTTTTCACGGAGGCAATGTTAGTGGCCGCTTAGTTCCAAGTATTAACTTATATGGTGATAAACATACGGGAGGTCCTGATGACCCGATGACTGGAGGAGCTAATTCCTTTGGAGCAACTAGTATCAATTTATATAAGAAAGATGGTTCATTAAAATCTTCAACGGAAGCAGGCGTGGATGCTGTTCACGAGTTGTTACATACTCTTCGTTTTGAACATCCGTTTGAAAAAACGCAAGGAGCTGACACTAAGTTAATTCATAGTAGTGGCAATAATTACTTGAGCACTCCATCGACAGATCCTAATATTATATATAATATAATGAACTATTCACTAATATATATAGATGGTAAAAATGCCGGAAACGCCCCATTAAATCTCATGACTAAAGATCAGTTAATGATGATGCAGAAAGAAATCGATTTACAGAAACAGGGTTATGGGGTTCGACCGAAATACGATTCGAAAGCGAGCTATGATGAAAACCTAAACCGTTATAATAAACTTTATCGTAATTATTGGTTTAGCACTCCGGGCCATGAGGTTCAAAAGAATAAATAATATGAAATTGTCAATATTTCTTGTGCCAACATTCTTAATTTACTCCTGTACAACAGGGGGAAGAAATATATCTTCAAAAAGTAATTGTGTTATAGAATATGACTCTTTAAGTAATCTAATGGTTTACATTTATGTCAATAAGATGCCAGAATATCAGGGGGGGGATCAAGCATTAATTCAATATTTTGCAGAGAATATTGAACATTATAATCAAGAACGTTTTCAGGCTACTTTCAATATAGAATTTATTGTTGATACACATGGAAAGGTAATAGCCCCCCGAATAAAAGGCAAGGTTACATCTGACTTATCTGAAGCGGAGAAGGAAGTTCTGAAAGTAATGGAAAAGACCCCTAAATGGAATGCTGGTGTTTGTAATGACAAGAATGTACCAGTAAAAATGTTCTTCCCATTGAAATTATAATTATCCGAAGCCAATTTATAGTTCAGTATCATGTTGTCAAAGTGAAGGTCACCCAATTTGAGCTGCGGTCAAATATATATATTTCAAGTACCAATCTCTTGTTCAAGTGTAGCAAATGTCGGATGGCCTCCACACGACTAGAGGGAAGATAAATGAAATGCTATTGCTGAATCCAGTGGAGTAAGATATCTCACCAAGACAGTCACACAGATTTACCGAATCAATATCCGTTAAGTCCTTCGATGATTTCTTGCAAGTGATGCTCTAGATCGGGGAGCTTATCTTTAATAATGCTCCAAACAACGTCATAATCGATACCAAAATAATCATGTATCATGACATCACGAGTAGCTGCCATTTTCTTCCATTCTACATGTGGGTATTTCAGCCTAAATTCATCGTCCAGCCGCTTAGTGGCTTCTCCTATGATTTCCAGGCTGCGTACGATGGCCCTGCATAACGTTTCGTCTGAAAAAGTATCCTGACTGGATTTTCCTGCAGTTACCCGAAGGATGAATCGACACTCGTCCAAGATATGCCGCAAGAACTCACGCTGCGAAGGGAACATACTCAACTTCTCTTAGAATATGAGGACCGATATACTTACCCAATGATGCGGGAGTGACAAGTTCTACTTTACGTCCCAGAAGATCTTCCAGAAAGAAGGCCAGCTCGATGAAGTTGTCGAATGTTTTCTGATCAGGATAAAAGTCTATTAACAAATCAATGTCACTATCCGGGGCGGCTTCATTTCTGATGAATGAACCGAACAGGCCAAGTTGTCTTACACCGTACTGTTTAATACGATCTTGGTTGTTGATCAGACGAGTGATTATCTCGGCTTTGGTACTAACTGCGGAGTACATCTTAAATTCAGATAATCGGTTTACCGGATAGTATACACAAATGTACTGATTTTAGAGCCGCCCCCAATTATTCCGCATGGCGAGCAACATGGCTAATCAAGGACCGACAATTTTCAACCGCAGTGCCCTTGAGTTTTGCCCGAATCATGTAACCCTCTTCACGGACGGGGTAAATTCCGGCAATTACGCGGAAGATCTTGATTCTCAATCTCCGAATAACTATACTTACGATGCCAACGGCAACCTGACGGGGGACGTCTCGGAGGGATTGACGATGTATTGGAACAATTACGGCAAGCTGGATTCGTTGAAGAACGACCACAAATCGCTGGCCATGAAGTTCCGTTATGACCCGATGGGCAACCGGATCGAAAAACGCCTGTATCACCTGGACGGCACCGGCGCGGTGATCCGACAGCGCGCCACGCATTATGTTCGGGACGCGCAGGGTAATCCGCTGGCGGTGTACGAGCTGCTGGGCGGCGACACGGTCGTGCTCAACGAGTTCAACCTCTACGGCAGCAGCCGGCTGGGTATGTTGACCACGGCGGACACCCTGGTGTGCGCCACCTGCACCACAGCCGTGGCTCCTTCGGTCTATTTAAGTCCAGTAGGAAACAAGCGTTATGAGTTGAGTAACCATCTCGGCAACGTAATGACAGTGATCAGCGACAAGATCACGCCAATTGATACGACGAATGACGGATTATGGGACTACTTTAATCCGAGCCTGGTGTCTGCTACAGACTATTATCCCTTCGGGATGTTGCAGCCCGGAAGAAACTTCTCCAGCAGCGAATACCGGTATGGGTTTAATTCACAGGAAAAGGTGGATGAAATATCCGGAAGCGGAAATCATACAACAGCAGAGTTTTGGGAGTATGATACGAGGCTTGTTAGACGATGGAATATTGATCCAGTTGTGAAACCTTGGGAGAGTGGCTACGCGGTGATGGGCAATAATCCTATTTGGAATAAGGACCCAAATGGAGATGATTTTGTTAATGTGCATACTGAACGTAAAAAGGAAGCAAAGGAAAAAGTGGATGAGGCGGCATCCAATCTTGAAAATGCTAAAGAAGGCTTCAAATCATTTGAAGGTATGACGAAAAAGAATGCGAAAGCTGCTGGTGTGTTGAAGGAATTTAAGCAGGCGCGATCTGAACTAAATACTGCTCAAAAGAACTTTAATAAAGCGGATGCCACATATAATCAAGAAGTTGAATATGAAGCGATCGTAAATGATGTATTAAATCAGTTTAAAAGCGTTAATCCTGAAAAATTTGCTGAATTTGATAAGTTCGATCCATTTAATAGGGGCATTATTGATATACATGTAAGTGCTCAAAACGCAGAAATACAAATGCTAGATAAAAATGGGTTTCCAACGGGTCGCACAACTGTTGAAGGCATTAACGCACGATTGGGTAATGCGAATCATAAGGAAGATTATGTTCGAGTTAGACTAAAAGTTATAAAAGTGGACGGGATAGTTAAGTTGCAAAGTATGACTGGCTCATTGGTACATGGATTGGGCCACATTGAAGGTGGGAAAAGACAAGATGAAACTCATGCAGTGAAGTTTAAAAAAGAACAATTTGATGATAAGCTTAAGAAGAATTAGCGCAATAAAATATTTTCTGTTTCTTAATTTAATTCATTTTGTGAGCAATGCTCAAGTAACGGAAAACCTGAAGAATAGGGCTGTGTTACTGGTACATGCTGATTACAATGATTTTTTCATTTCAGAAAATCTTAGAACAATTGATTCGATCATATCGGATTATAACCTGACTCAATTAAAGGTTGATGGTATTTTAGCGTGCTATTTATTTTCTGTTAAGCCCAATTGTATTCATTGCGATCAATGCGAATACATCTTAGCATATAGTAATCTTGAGCATCGTTATTTTAAATTGAAAGGATTTAGGAATAACGAATTCAACGAATTCTATAATCTTCTTTTATTGAGTAGCAAGGATTCGAGCAAAGAAAAGGTGAGTGAGATAATTAAAAAAGTCCGTATTGAAGGATACGATTTAGAAAAGGCTTATATGCATTATTATAAAAATTATAAAAATTCACTTTTTGATGATTCATCATGTTTTAGAAAAGCAATAATCCGAGAATATTAGAGGGAAGAAATTCCAAACTGTGAATTCTACTTGGATCACTTCGCCCCCTGTAACGCCTCATTCAGCGCATCACTTATTTTTTTCTTGCTGATGAAGGCGTCGAGTACGGCTTGATATGCCGCCATTTCTTTTTTGTCGAGCGGTTCGATGAGCGCTACCTTTACCATGAGTGATTTATCGACAGCGTTCGCGTATTTGTTCGGTTCGATTACTTTGGACAAGTCGGCCGAGGAGATAGCGATTGCTTTGGCAATCTTTATCGAGGAAGAAAACGCAGGATCAATCTTACCGCCTTCGATCTTGCTGAAATTGATTGTATTGATCCTGACGGCTAGGGGGACTTCCTTTAGGCTTGGTCCTTGGGCTTTGCGTGGGTTCTTGATTAGATCTCCAATGTCCATTTGAAGCCCTCCCCGAAAACAGCTGCGCTCTAAACTTCCAAATTCGCAATCATAGTTCACAGAGCCGAAGCTAGTGGCCATTCTGGCGCAGTATGAGTAGGAAATCAAGGTCACGGACATCTGCCGGGGGCGTGGCATCATTGAACCGACCTTTTACCAGTGGCAGCGGAAGTATTCGGGGATGGAAGTTTCCGAACTGAAGCTACTGAAGGAGTTTTAACAGAAGCCAAAATAATTTGAACGACTTGTGGCGGATCTGACCCTGGAGAGCCGGGTATTGTTGGGTGTGATCGCGAAAAGCGCTCTGGCCCGCCCGGAAGCGGAAGCTGGTGGGTTGTATCCGGTCTAGAAACAAGGAACTTGTTCTGCGGCCGGCTCATTAGAGATTTAGAGCTGCACGAGGCCCTTTTAGGGGCCTCTAAATCACTTCACAGACGGGGTAAATTCCGGGAATTGCGCGGAAGACCTTGATTCCAATTCTCCGAATAACTATACTTACAATGCCACCGCGACCAGCGGTGTACCGTAGCCCGGTAGGCATGAAACGATATGAGCTTTCAAATAACCCGGGCAACGTAATGACGGTGATCAGCGACAAGATCACGCCAATTGATACGACGAGTGACGGATTATGGGACTATTTTAATCCGAGCCTGGTGTCTGCTACAGACTATTATCCCTTCGGGATGGGGATGCCGGGGAGATTGTATAGCCCTACTGGTTACCGTTATAGTTTTAACAGCAAGGAGAAGGATGACGAAATGAGCGGAAATGGAAATAGTGTGGACTTTGGAGATAGAATGTACGACCCAAGATTAGGAAGATGGAATAAAGTCGATGCTTTACAGGCTAAATACCCAGGATATAGTCCTTACCACTTTGGATATTGCAACCCGATAATAACTGTTGATGTTGATGGTAAAGAAAACATCGTTGTTGTTGGAAATCAGGGATACTCTCCAAAAAGCGACAAGCAAGGAGGAAAGTATAGGTATGGTGAAAATAGGAGACACTTCTTGGAAGCAGGATTAAATGAAGCATTGAGATTGAAACAGGATAAAACCCATGGAACAGAGGGTACAACTTTAGTTATATACAAAGGGAATTATTCTGCTAAAGAAATAGCAAGCTATAAGCAGCGTGCTGAAAAGTCAGGTATTACAGTGGTTGAAGTTTCTTATGCAAATGAAATAACAAATTATGTCAATGAAAAAGAAGCACAGGGTACAGAGGAAGGTAAAGAAAGCGCAAGAAGCAGTGATTTAATTACAGACTTTTCTTATGTTGGTCATGGTTGGACAAAGGCTCTTTATACTGGATACAATGCTATTGAAAATGACGCAGACTATGACGCGTTATATACAAGCACATTTAATACAGAAGCCTTTGATTTAAAATGCGGTGTTAACTTAAATGCTTGTGCCAGTGGTTATGATGTAATGGATGATTTTGTTAACAGGTTAACAGGAGGCGAAGTAACAGGCTACACGACTACAATAATGTGGGGTGAGAAAGGTTTAGGTTCTAATAGACCATATGATAAATGGTATTATCCGCCAGGTGATCCGAGAAGAGAATCGTCCGACAGACCTACAGTACCAGAGGCAAACCGCACAAGAACGGAACAAGGAACAAGAACAGAGTAGAAATTATGAAATTATTTATTAATTTATTTTTAATAAACTTGTTGCTCTATAGTTGTGGCATTACTTCTGCTCAAAAAATGAATAAAAAAGAGAGACAAGTTTTTGTTTATCATATTACTTACAAAGGCCCAAGTTACGAAACTGTTAGAGGAATTGCTTTGTATGAAGGGCAGCTTTATTACCAACCTAATGATTCTTTATTGATGACATATAAGGGCTTGTCAAAGGAGGCGAAACTTTTCAATAATATTGGTGCTTTGAAATTATTAGAGTCGCTTAATGTAGATAGTTTAAGCGAAATAAAAGATTATAAAAATTGCGAATGTTCAATAATCACAAAGAATGAGTATATAATCAAGATTATTGAAAAGGGTATAGTTAAACTATTTGCATTTACAGAGGTATTAAGTTGTAAGCCAACATCTCCTTGTTTATTTATAGAAACTCTTCATTCGATTTTTGATGAGAATAAATAAAAGCCCCGTTTAGAGCTTTTTTATTGATTTTCTTTATTGCTTGGCAGATGCTTTTTTACTCATTAGCCGTGCAGTAAAATATAATATTCCTGCAATACACAATGTCCAAAAGAGAGCATTAATAAATACTAAAAAGGTATTGACTTCACCTGCTTTACCTACACTAAAAGGGGCATTTCTTAAAAATGCAATTACAACTATATACCATTCGGGTTCTCCTCCAAAGCTAAATGCAAACAATGGAGCAAAATAGAATAAAGTAAATAATAGCACCCAAATAATAATTGATGCTAGAACGATAACCGTTATTTTTCCTCTCATCATTTCACGCCCTCCTTTTTGAGTTTATCGCCTAACTCGCCTATTTTCTTATCGGCTGCTGCTCCTGGTCTTGCTAAATCAAAGTGAGGGGCAGCATCGCCCATGCCACCAACCATTGTAGGGGCACTCTGCTCGATACCGTTTTTAAAATCCTGTGATGTTTGTGGGTTACTCAATTTATCTCCTTGAATATCTTCCCTAATTACTTTGCCTATGTTTTTATTAGTCATTAAAGCATTGTACAACTCCGACTTATCAGAAATAGGGCTAGCAATTAAAACAAGGTTGTCAACCTTAATTCCTTTATCTGCCAATCTTAACGCAACGTGTGCCTGTAAAACGCTTCCATAACTATACCCTGCAAGATTTAACTGCTCTCCCTCCTTCAATGGATTTGCTGCAAGGTCTGCCATTATATCATTAACAGCTTTTTCTATCTGCTTGTGGTCTCTGCGTTTTAACTGTACCTCAAGCCCCCTTTCGGTTTTAACTAGATGTTGTCCTACATGAGAGATGTTTTTATAAGAAGCCGTAAACGCCATATCGTTTACGTTCCCACCAGATGCATTAATCCGTTTAAAACCCTCTATGCCTTTTGAAGTAAAAATAATTTTGAACCTGTTAATATAGTTCCACCCATCTGCATCATTTCCTGCACCACCAACAAAGTATAATCTCTTACCGTCTGGGTCAATAAAAACTATCGGATTGTTTCCAAAACCTGCATAAGGAGAGATTGCCGGATATTCTTTAAACGCTGGGTCTGTCCGCCATCTTCTGCCTAATCTTGGGTCATAACCAAAGTCATTAAAACTCAAAAGATTGCCAACACCTTTTATTTCATCATCCTTTTCATGAGAACCAAAACCATATCTGTAATCTCCGGCATTGTAGTTTCTCCCCGGCATCCCCATCCCGAAGGGATAATAGTCTGTCGCAGACACCAGGCTCGGATTAAAATAGTCCCATAACCCGTCACTCGTCGTATCAATTGGCGTGATCTTGTCGCTGATCACCGTCATTACGTTGCCCCGGTGATTTGAAAGTTCATCTCGTTTCATGCCTACCGGAGCTCCGGTACACCGCTGGTCGCGGTGGCATTGTAAGTATAGTTATTCGGAGAATTGGAATCAAGGTCTTCCGCGCAATTCCCGGAATTTACCCTGTCTGTGAAGTGATTTTGAGACTCCTCAAAGGGCCTCTTGCAGCTCTAAATCTCTAATGAGCCGGCCGCAGAACAAGTTCCTTGTTTCTAGACCGGATACAACCCACCAGCTTCCGCTTCCGGGTAGGCCAAAGCGCTTTTCGCAATCACACCCAACAATACCCGGCTCTCCAGGGTCAGATCCGCCACAAGTCGTTCAAATTGTTTTGGCTTCTGTTAAAACTCCTTCAGTAGCTTCAGTTCGGAAACATCCATCCCTGAATACTTACGCTGCCACTGGTAAAACGTCGGTTGACTGATGCCATGCTCCTGCTAGATGTTCGTGACCGTGATTCCCTGCTCATACTGCACCAGAATGGCCACTAACTACGCCTCTGTAAATTTTGATTTTCGCATACACTTTACCAATTTAGCACTTGAGAGCGTTGCTGTTTTCGGGGAAGGCTTGCTAAACTCCGCCAATAAATCCCTCATCGTATGGGCGCTCTCATCGAGCGGCTCGACAAAAATGAGTATTCTGCATTAAATTCAGCGCCAAACACTGTCATCTAAAGAAAGCATAAAGGATGTTCTAAATATTGAATTGCAATACCATGATTTAAAATCAATTCATAAGCACTGATGCCGAAAAAAGAAAAACTTATACAATATTTAGATAGCTTGGAGAATTTTGAGCTTGCATTTTTATATAAATACAACTTAGACTCGCACTTGGAAGATACCGCTAATATTATACGCAAATATATTGAAGACAAGGGTCTGACAGATGATAAAAGAGAAGCTTTAATTAATGAATATAAGATTAAAAGGCATAAAGACAATATAACTAGATGCTCAAGATGC
This genomic stretch from Bacteroidota bacterium harbors:
- a CDS encoding DUF86 domain-containing protein, producing MFPSQREFLRHILDECRFILRVTAGKSSQDTFSDETLCRAIVRSLEIIGEATKRLDDEFRLKYPHVEWKKMAATRDVMIHDYFGIDYDVVWSIIKDKLPDLEHHLQEIIEGLNGY
- a CDS encoding XRE family transcriptional regulator; translation: MATSFGSVNYDCEFGSLERSCFRGGLQMDIGDLIKNPRKAQGPSLKEVPLAVRINTINFSKIEGGKIDPAFSSSIKIAKAIAISSADLSKVIEPNKYANAVDKSLMVKVALIEPLDKKEMAAYQAVLDAFISKKKISDALNEALQGAK
- a CDS encoding transposase — its product is MKVTDICRGRGIIEPTFYQWQRKYSGMEVSELKLLKEF
- a CDS encoding tyrosine-type recombinase/integrase → MAGIAQGKSLIALFEDFISDSARGRRRQAGGTPLGAGSIANYKVTLRKLKDYQDKAGCIPPLHDLHRGSLRQAEQARARWSRFIRRFSDFLRSHGVQSDNYLGFHFKHIKTLLHYLEKAHGWELGPVPGLFYVRKEKVPIIVVPIARIRELLHDDRLLTRLTPGLQETREIFLAGCFTGLRVSDLLSLQRSHLEVSKESTHLVVSNHKTGSLVRIPIPGFILAIFKKHLRTSNRLLPRISNSCLNKRLKALGEAAGWTEPHIVWRNRNGKPRMIFKDPTRKTHFRFCDLITSHTMRRSAISMLLASGMPEHLVRKISGHAPNSAEFFRYVEVSQDQLDAETRKFFALLEENPEPT
- a CDS encoding nucleotidyltransferase family protein → MYSAVSTKAEIITRLINNQDRIKQYGVRQLGLFGSFIRNEAAPDSDIDLLIDFYPDQKTFDNFIELAFFLEDLLGRKVELVTPASLGKYIGPHILREVEYVPFAA